A stretch of Vibrio sp. B1FLJ16 DNA encodes these proteins:
- a CDS encoding alpha/beta hydrolase: MLIITNRNINKSNFKNGVGDHNAFGDGVNSKGPNEVRLAEAEKVGGKWQVKIVKEPAKITVNNIPSKKMFDKMRDDLTSNRKNCVFFVHGFNQSFEKNLEKASDLARIHEVEVVVFSWPSNPGGITTKEYRTAKRNAQASVGALDATLEKLGEYLKEPFNKEALEKCDIKLSFMTYSLGNFLFQNYVINSVYESETRIFDNVILCQADVDNKGHAHWVEKIEAGKRVYITINENDWVLKWSDANFQKDRLGRTARDLNAQNASYFDFTDGPKVGNTHGLFYEKTNDIVKSFFTAALNGERAERTEGLIFDPILNAYRFE, from the coding sequence ATGCTAATAATTACAAATAGAAATATTAATAAATCAAACTTCAAAAATGGAGTCGGTGATCACAATGCATTTGGTGATGGAGTAAATAGTAAGGGGCCAAATGAAGTCAGGCTGGCGGAAGCTGAAAAAGTGGGTGGTAAATGGCAAGTGAAAATCGTCAAAGAGCCTGCGAAAATTACCGTTAACAACATACCGTCAAAGAAAATGTTTGACAAAATGAGAGATGATTTAACGTCGAATAGAAAGAACTGTGTTTTCTTTGTACATGGTTTCAACCAGAGTTTTGAAAAAAATTTGGAAAAAGCGTCAGATTTAGCCCGTATACATGAGGTTGAAGTTGTTGTGTTTTCATGGCCATCAAATCCGGGTGGAATTACAACTAAGGAGTACCGTACCGCTAAACGAAACGCACAAGCATCAGTAGGAGCTCTGGATGCAACCTTAGAGAAATTAGGAGAGTACTTGAAAGAGCCATTTAATAAGGAAGCGCTTGAAAAGTGCGATATAAAACTCTCATTTATGACATATAGCTTGGGCAATTTCTTATTTCAAAACTATGTAATAAATTCGGTTTACGAGTCTGAAACAAGGATATTTGACAATGTTATTTTATGTCAGGCAGACGTAGACAATAAAGGTCATGCTCATTGGGTTGAAAAAATTGAAGCTGGCAAGCGAGTCTATATCACCATCAATGAGAATGACTGGGTATTGAAGTGGTCAGACGCAAACTTCCAAAAAGATAGATTGGGTAGAACTGCAAGGGATCTGAACGCGCAAAACGCTTCGTATTTCGACTTTACAGATGGTCCTAAAGTGGGAAACACCCATGGTCTTTTCTATGAAAAAACAAATGACATTGTTAAGTCGTTCTTTACTGCAGCCTTAAATGGAGAAAGGGCAGAGCGAACTGAAGGGTTGATATTTGATCCTATTTTAAATGCGTATCGGTTTGAGTAG
- a CDS encoding SPOR domain-containing protein, with amino-acid sequence MDARQRIFLGSIGGITPYLVTLLSIDFKSAVGSYETLDWIGLAVRCLVLMFLGSLVAFLHKSEKEQFKVFQLGLAAPALLATFINGNLGNHQTLPSPIEDDRTAYISLFSRANAAEYINTSMLREPNISASSRFLRGVFGTKLNTSGDERYFVIVGFHNSKEKALEQVDLLATKRYKAVVYNPDTNSNFYAVVIASYVTREEAYAVKKQAIQNGLSPNDIYIK; translated from the coding sequence ATGGATGCAAGACAGAGGATATTTCTGGGTTCGATTGGTGGAATAACGCCGTACTTGGTTACATTGTTGTCGATTGATTTTAAATCAGCCGTAGGTAGTTATGAGACTTTAGACTGGATAGGTTTAGCTGTTCGATGTCTTGTATTGATGTTTTTGGGTTCGCTAGTTGCGTTTCTGCACAAATCGGAAAAAGAACAGTTCAAAGTATTCCAGTTAGGGTTGGCTGCACCTGCACTATTAGCGACATTTATTAATGGCAACCTTGGTAATCATCAAACTTTACCTTCGCCTATAGAGGACGATAGAACAGCATATATCTCTCTGTTTTCTCGTGCAAATGCTGCTGAGTATATAAATACAAGTATGCTAAGAGAACCAAACATTAGTGCATCCTCCCGATTTCTCCGTGGTGTTTTTGGTACAAAATTAAATACTTCCGGAGATGAGAGGTATTTTGTAATCGTTGGCTTTCACAATAGTAAGGAGAAAGCCTTGGAACAAGTCGATTTATTAGCGACTAAAAGGTACAAAGCTGTTGTTTATAATCCTGATACCAACTCGAATTTTTATGCTGTTGTGATTGCTTCTTATGTTACGCGTGAAGAGGCTTACGCTGTTAAGAAACAGGCTATTCAAAATGGTTTGTCCCCAAACGATATCTATATTAAGTGA
- a CDS encoding protocatechuate 3,4-dioxygenase has protein sequence MKRRHFLALWSLLLTPLVKASSVMKPTPSQTEGPFYPVVDIPLRENLILEREGLVGQPIMLLGRVVDTAGNPLSGVKVEIWQCDGQGIYDHPNQPGTDSFDPKFSGFGAALSDDDGRYLFQTLYPVSYGSRPPHIHVKLWRGDRELLTTQLYLKGQTGNEWWGGKARDYLQFDPVKIDGRLTGEFTFVIA, from the coding sequence ATGAAACGACGCCACTTTTTAGCATTATGGTCATTGCTGCTTACACCTTTAGTTAAAGCATCAAGTGTAATGAAGCCAACGCCTTCACAAACAGAAGGTCCCTTTTATCCAGTTGTGGATATTCCTCTGCGTGAGAATTTGATTTTGGAGCGGGAAGGATTGGTTGGCCAACCAATTATGTTACTCGGTAGGGTCGTTGATACAGCGGGTAACCCTCTTTCTGGCGTTAAGGTCGAGATCTGGCAGTGTGATGGGCAGGGTATCTACGACCATCCAAATCAACCGGGTACCGATAGCTTTGATCCTAAATTTTCCGGTTTTGGGGCTGCGCTTTCCGATGATGACGGGCGTTATCTTTTTCAAACTTTGTATCCTGTTTCCTATGGCTCTCGTCCTCCTCACATACATGTAAAACTCTGGCGTGGTGATCGAGAGTTGTTAACCACACAGCTCTATTTGAAAGGTCAAACCGGCAACGAGTGGTGGGGTGGAAAAGCTCGTGATTATCTTCAGTTTGATCCAGTTAAAATAGACGGGCGTTTAACAGGCGAGTTTACCTTCGTTATAGCTTAA
- a CDS encoding cation-transporting P-type ATPase translates to MDETSDLWHNKSIEETFSKLSSQPDGLAPQEAQQRLYQFGANKLPAAQGRSVFQRLLGQFNNVLIHVLLVVMVVTAALNHWLDAAVIAGVVLINAIIGFLQEGKAENALNAIQAMLAPTALVLRNGHQISIDAEQLAIGDVVILQSGDRVPADLRLFRSKGLQVAEAVLTGESMTIEKTTQPVSSDSVLADRYCMVYSGTMITHGQGSGVVVATGVNTELGKISSLVSHVKPATTPLLKQIAQFSRWLTAGILIVALATFAYGLLIQGYPITDMFLAAVSLAVAAIPEGLPAIMTITLAIGVERMAKRNAIIRRLPAVETLGAVSVICTDKTGTLTRNEMTVKTIITSNTEFEIGGTGFDPHGEVSVNQKSIYPEQHPFFIQAIRAAVLCNDATISLQDEKWQIQGDPMEGALLIAGMKVGIDTETETKSSPRTDLIPFESEHRFMATLHHNHQGEAFIFIKGAPEQVLDICNRQHFDHSTDNSATDIDRAYWHTQIETLAKQGMRVLAIAYRPTEYTQLELTFDDVKDNLIMLGLFGLIDPPRREAIDAIDVCKNAGIRVKMMTGDHALTAQTIANQIGLINSHKALTGQQIDALTDEELFDVAREVDVYARVSPEHKMRLVNTLQKHQQIVAMTGDGVNDAPALKRSDIGTAMGITGTDSAKEAAEMVLTDDNFASITAAIEEGRAVYDNLKKAILFILPTNGGEALVILAAVVWGFKDLPLTPIQILWVNMITAVTLALALAFEPKEPNLMQRKPRNPNTPLLTSHLVWRIVFVSLILMLGTLGMFVWEMGLNGDIARARTIAVNTLVMFEIFYLFNTRYILDSVFNRQGLFGNTYVLIAIAVLIVFQAGFTYLPFMQLLFGTTGIEFDVWLKIIVVASSVLFLVELEKYFLNKSIKDSGIET, encoded by the coding sequence ATGGATGAAACCAGTGACCTTTGGCACAACAAATCCATTGAAGAGACGTTTTCCAAACTCTCCAGCCAACCGGACGGACTCGCCCCTCAGGAAGCCCAACAACGCCTCTATCAATTCGGTGCTAATAAACTCCCCGCTGCTCAAGGACGATCGGTATTTCAGCGCTTACTTGGCCAGTTCAACAATGTGTTGATTCATGTGTTGTTGGTCGTAATGGTCGTAACCGCTGCTCTCAACCATTGGCTGGATGCGGCTGTGATCGCAGGCGTGGTGCTCATTAACGCCATCATTGGTTTTCTTCAGGAGGGCAAAGCCGAAAACGCACTCAATGCAATTCAAGCCATGCTCGCCCCAACTGCCTTGGTACTGCGCAATGGACATCAAATCAGTATCGACGCAGAACAGCTGGCGATTGGTGATGTGGTTATCTTGCAATCCGGCGATCGTGTCCCTGCTGACCTTCGCTTGTTCCGCAGCAAAGGCTTGCAAGTCGCAGAAGCAGTATTGACCGGCGAATCAATGACGATAGAAAAAACAACGCAACCTGTCAGTTCAGACAGTGTATTAGCCGACCGCTATTGCATGGTCTACTCGGGTACCATGATAACTCATGGACAAGGCTCAGGCGTTGTCGTGGCAACTGGCGTAAATACAGAACTCGGGAAAATCAGCTCGCTAGTCTCACATGTAAAACCCGCCACCACGCCACTTCTCAAACAAATTGCGCAGTTCAGTCGCTGGTTAACCGCGGGCATATTGATAGTCGCACTCGCGACTTTTGCCTACGGTTTACTGATTCAAGGCTATCCGATCACAGATATGTTCCTTGCCGCTGTGAGCCTGGCCGTCGCAGCAATTCCGGAAGGCTTACCTGCGATCATGACCATCACGCTTGCGATTGGGGTGGAAAGAATGGCAAAACGCAATGCCATCATTCGTCGCCTTCCCGCAGTAGAAACATTGGGCGCAGTTTCAGTTATCTGCACTGATAAAACCGGCACACTGACCCGAAACGAAATGACGGTGAAAACCATCATTACATCGAATACTGAGTTTGAGATCGGTGGCACGGGATTCGATCCTCATGGTGAAGTGTCCGTTAATCAGAAATCGATTTATCCTGAGCAGCACCCATTCTTCATTCAGGCAATCCGTGCTGCGGTTTTGTGCAATGATGCCACCATCAGTCTGCAGGATGAAAAGTGGCAGATACAAGGTGACCCAATGGAGGGCGCACTACTCATAGCCGGCATGAAAGTAGGTATTGATACCGAGACTGAAACGAAAAGCTCTCCCCGAACTGACCTTATTCCGTTTGAGTCAGAACACCGTTTTATGGCGACACTGCACCACAACCATCAAGGCGAAGCATTCATATTCATTAAGGGTGCGCCAGAACAGGTTCTCGACATATGTAACCGACAACATTTCGACCACAGCACGGACAACAGCGCCACTGATATTGACCGCGCATACTGGCACACACAAATTGAAACCTTGGCTAAACAAGGGATGCGGGTTTTAGCTATCGCTTATCGGCCGACTGAGTACACTCAACTTGAGCTTACTTTTGATGACGTTAAAGACAACCTCATCATGCTCGGGCTGTTTGGGCTGATTGACCCACCAAGGCGAGAAGCGATAGATGCGATAGATGTGTGTAAAAATGCCGGTATAAGAGTAAAAATGATGACCGGTGATCATGCGCTTACAGCACAAACGATTGCGAATCAGATTGGGCTTATCAACTCACACAAGGCACTCACAGGACAACAAATCGATGCACTGACGGACGAAGAGCTTTTTGATGTCGCCAGAGAAGTTGATGTTTATGCACGCGTTAGCCCTGAACACAAAATGCGTCTGGTCAACACGCTGCAAAAGCATCAACAGATTGTCGCGATGACTGGCGATGGGGTTAACGATGCGCCTGCACTCAAACGTTCTGACATCGGCACTGCAATGGGAATTACCGGCACAGACTCCGCCAAGGAAGCCGCAGAGATGGTACTCACCGATGATAATTTTGCCTCTATAACCGCAGCGATTGAAGAAGGCAGAGCCGTCTACGACAACCTCAAAAAAGCGATTCTGTTTATCCTGCCAACTAACGGAGGCGAAGCTTTAGTTATTCTGGCCGCCGTGGTTTGGGGCTTTAAAGACCTGCCGCTTACACCGATTCAGATCCTATGGGTTAATATGATCACCGCTGTCACGCTCGCATTGGCTTTAGCGTTTGAGCCTAAAGAACCTAACCTGATGCAACGAAAACCACGCAACCCGAATACACCTCTGCTTACCTCTCATCTTGTCTGGCGTATCGTCTTTGTGTCACTCATATTGATGCTTGGTACGTTAGGCATGTTTGTTTGGGAAATGGGACTAAATGGAGATATAGCCCGAGCACGCACTATCGCGGTAAACACTCTGGTGATGTTCGAGATATTTTATCTGTTCAATACCCGATACATCCTTGATTCGGTATTCAACCGCCAAGGATTGTTTGGGAATACCTATGTGTTAATCGCAATCGCGGTGCTCATAGTGTTTCAGGCAGGCTTCACTTACCTGCCCTTTATGCAGTTATTGTTCGGCACAACAGGCATTGAGTTTGATGTGTGGTTAAAAATTATCGTCGTTGCTTCTTCAGTACTGTTTTTAGTTGAGCTGGAAAAGTACTTTTTAAACAAATCCATAAAAGATTCAGGCATAGAGACTTAA
- a CDS encoding formate/nitrite transporter family protein has translation MADIYGFDSFSPKQIAEKVDSIGVTKARLPLLSMVMLGILAGAFIGLGGLYFTIVKSDAALSFATQQVLGGLTFSLGLILVIIAGAELFTGNNLLAMAWADNKITTAELLKNWVVVCLANFVGAVGVAALVFLSGHPQMNQGAIAMTYAKIAAAKCDMPFWTAFFRGVLCNVLVCMAVWMALAGRTVIDKAVAIIFPISAFVAAGFEHSIANMYFISLAMMLQSSGTVEVASSVGVMGFISNLLPVILGNLVGGSVFVGLVYHIIYQRGHSENDQ, from the coding sequence GTGGCTGACATCTATGGTTTTGATTCATTCTCGCCTAAGCAAATCGCAGAGAAAGTGGATTCTATTGGTGTGACAAAAGCAAGGCTGCCTCTGCTCTCTATGGTCATGTTGGGGATTTTAGCCGGGGCTTTTATTGGCCTTGGCGGGTTGTATTTCACCATCGTTAAATCGGATGCTGCGTTAAGTTTTGCTACTCAGCAAGTTCTCGGTGGGCTGACGTTCTCGCTAGGATTAATTTTGGTGATCATCGCCGGCGCTGAGTTATTTACCGGCAACAACTTATTGGCGATGGCATGGGCAGATAACAAAATCACTACGGCTGAACTGCTAAAAAACTGGGTGGTCGTCTGTTTAGCAAACTTTGTTGGTGCAGTTGGAGTCGCTGCACTGGTGTTTCTGTCAGGCCACCCACAAATGAATCAAGGCGCGATTGCAATGACGTACGCAAAGATAGCAGCAGCAAAATGCGATATGCCTTTTTGGACGGCGTTTTTCCGTGGCGTGCTGTGTAATGTATTAGTATGCATGGCAGTGTGGATGGCACTCGCAGGTCGAACCGTTATAGATAAAGCAGTGGCGATAATTTTTCCTATCTCTGCATTCGTCGCGGCAGGCTTTGAACACAGCATTGCCAATATGTACTTTATTTCTTTAGCTATGATGCTGCAAAGCTCAGGCACCGTAGAAGTAGCTAGCTCTGTTGGAGTGATGGGCTTTATTAGCAACTTACTACCAGTGATTTTGGGCAATCTGGTGGGAGGAAGTGTATTCGTTGGTTTGGTTTATCACATTATCTACCAGCGTGGTCATTCAGAAAACGATCAATAG